The following DNA comes from Halobacteriovorax sp. HLS.
ATATACACAACACAAAGTACAATCTAGCGGAACTGGCAAAGGTCTCTAGCGGATTAGAAAAGTACATAAAGATTGGCAACAACTCTAACTCTACTATTGATTTCGATAATCCTAAGGCCCTTATAGAGCTAAATAAGGCACTTTTACTCAAGTACTATGGACTAACAAGTTGGGAATTGCCGGATGGTCATCTATGTCCTGCCATACCAGGTAGAGCAAATTATATTCATTATCTCAATGATCTTATAGAAGAGAACAAGAGTACTGATAACTCCTCTAAGAAAGTAATTAAAGTTCTAGATATAGGTACAGGTGCAGGCTGCATCTACCCTATCCTAGGTCATGCAATTTATGGATGGAAGTTTGTTGCAACCGATATCAGCTCCAACGCGATAAATTCATGTAAGAAAGTTATTCGAGAAAATGGACATTTGAAAAAGTTCATAGGTCTTAGGTTTCAGAAATCTAAAGATGATATATTCAAGAGTATTATTAAAAGTGATGAATTCTTTGAAGCGACAATGTGTAATCCACCCTTCTATAGTTCGCTTGAAGAAGCTGACGAGAAATCAAATAAGAAGAAGAATAATTTGAGTAAGAAAAGTGGTGGTAATATAAATCACAACAACCTAAGAACATTTGGTGGATATGAAAATGAACTTTGGTGTGAAGGTGGGGAACTAAGTTTCATTAAACTTATGATAGAACAGAGCACTTCACTACAAAGAAATTGTCGATGGTTTACAACATTGGTCTCAAGTAAAGAAAACCTTATACTTCTTAAAGAGATATTAACTAAAACAAGTATTACAGATCTAAGAATTATTAAGATGGAAACCTCTAATAAGATTAGTCACATACTTGCATGGTCATTTATATAATTCAATATGGATTTTTCTCAGGCGCACACAAGTCTTTAGGTTCAAACATTCCATGAGACATGTAAACTCCAGCGCCAACGACTACATTCTTTTTTAATGTTGGGTCAAAACACCTTTTAATAAAAGAAACCTTCTCTCCCCTTTCAAAATACCCCTTATGTTCCCAAAGATAAGGAACCCAACACCCCTCAGGTTTAATAGTAGCAGACTTGTTAAATTTTTCGAAAATTTTATGTCCACCAAAGCTCTTATGGGCAAGGTCTCTTTGTTTTTGTAGTCGTGGATTATTTGGATGCATAAGCATAACAAAGTGATTCTTATAATTTGTTCGATTAAGCCCAGGCATATAGTCTTGTACCCAAACATAATTATTTACACAGTGCCTTGATTCATTAATCTTAGAAAAGGCCCCCAAAGGATCGCTAATACTTCTAGAGCCTAACTTTTCAATCCACTCACAAGATAGCTCTACAGCATGCTTAGCAGCGGCAATTTTCCCATTAGCAGAATTACAATTTTCAGTATCAGAAAATTTTGAGTACTCTTTAGCACTTAAACTAAACAAACTAACAGAACTAACCAACAAAATTAATTTTAACATTTATACTCCAATTATTTTTAAACTAATCGGAATTCTGATGAAAAATTTAATCAATCTCTAATAATTAAACATTTCTTAAGTTTAAAGAGAGATATACACTTTACCAAGGTTTTCTTTGATAATATCAATAACTTCACCCTGCTCATTCTTAACAGGAGTGGATCTAAACCATGTCCCTTTTAATTCACCATTTGCTTCCATCTCATTAGTCTGTCTCTCTTCCCATGTACCAGATTCAG
Coding sequences within:
- the rlmF gene encoding 23S rRNA (adenine(1618)-N(6))-methyltransferase RlmF, producing the protein MQNLKKLHPNNIHNTKYNLAELAKVSSGLEKYIKIGNNSNSTIDFDNPKALIELNKALLLKYYGLTSWELPDGHLCPAIPGRANYIHYLNDLIEENKSTDNSSKKVIKVLDIGTGAGCIYPILGHAIYGWKFVATDISSNAINSCKKVIRENGHLKKFIGLRFQKSKDDIFKSIIKSDEFFEATMCNPPFYSSLEEADEKSNKKKNNLSKKSGGNINHNNLRTFGGYENELWCEGGELSFIKLMIEQSTSLQRNCRWFTTLVSSKENLILLKEILTKTSITDLRIIKMETSNKISHILAWSFI
- a CDS encoding cache domain-containing protein produces the protein MLKLILLVSSVSLFSLSAKEYSKFSDTENCNSANGKIAAAKHAVELSCEWIEKLGSRSISDPLGAFSKINESRHCVNNYVWVQDYMPGLNRTNYKNHFVMLMHPNNPRLQKQRDLAHKSFGGHKIFEKFNKSATIKPEGCWVPYLWEHKGYFERGEKVSFIKRCFDPTLKKNVVVGAGVYMSHGMFEPKDLCAPEKNPY